Proteins from one Hoplias malabaricus isolate fHopMal1 chromosome 2, fHopMal1.hap1, whole genome shotgun sequence genomic window:
- the LOC136687422 gene encoding GDP-L-fucose synthase-like: MVGGLFLHLRENLNFLRKNIAINDNVLHTAHEFGVVKVVSCLSTCIFPDKTIYPIDETMIHNGPPHPSNSGYAHAKRMVDVYNRACFQQYGRKYTAIIPTNILGPYDNFNLDDAHVLPALVHKTFTAKRHGSGGVWGSGRGLRQFIYSLDLAHLCLWVLREYDEVDPIILSVGEDEEITIKDVVDAIVEAYEFTGPVIYDTSKSDGQLKKTASNAKLRRYRPDFVFTDFKKAIKETCDWFAANYDSARK; the protein is encoded by the exons ATGGTGGGAGGACTTTTCCTGCACTTGAGGGAGAACCTCAACTTCTTG AGAAAAAACATCGCCATCAACGACAACGTGCTGCACACAGCCCATGAGTTCGGAGTGGTCAAAGTGGTCTCCTGTCTGTCCACCTGCATCTTCCCCGACAAGACCATCTACCCCATCGACGAGACTATG ATCCATAACGGACCCCCTCACCCGTCCAACTCTGGTTACGCCCACGCCAAACGGATGGTGGACGTCTACAACAG GGCTTGTTTTCAACAGTACGGACGCAAATACACAGCCATCATCCCCACCAACATCCTCGGCCCCTACGATAACTTCAACTTGGACGACGCTCACGTTCTTCCAGCCCTCGTCCACAAGACCTTCACGGCCAAGA GGCACGGCTCTGGAGGTGTGTGGGGTTCTGGTCGAGGACTCCGTCAGTTCATCTACTCTCTGGACCTGGCTCATCTCTGTCTGTGGGTTCTGAGGGAATATGATGAGGTGGATCCCATTATACTCTCAG ttgGTGAAGATGAGGAGATCACTATTAAGGATGTTGTCGATGCAATCGTTGAAGCTTATGAGTTCACAGGACCAGTGATT TACGACACGAGTAAATCAGACGGTCAGCTGAAGAAAACAGCCAGCAATGCCAAACTCCGCCGCTACCGTCCAGACTTTGTCTTTACTGACTTCAAAAAAG cCATCAAGGAAACATGTGATTGGTTTGCTGCCAATTATGATAGTGCTCGGAAGTGA